A genomic window from Arvicanthis niloticus isolate mArvNil1 chromosome 25, mArvNil1.pat.X, whole genome shotgun sequence includes:
- the LOC143438447 gene encoding gamma-aminobutyric acid receptor subunit rho-1 isoform X3 yields the protein MRPGFGGPAIPVGVDVQVESLDSISEVDMDFTMTLYLRHYWKDERLSFPSTNNLSMTFDGRLVKKIWVPDMFFVHSKRSFIHDTTTDNVMLRVQPDGKVLYSLRVTVTAMCNMDFSRFPLDTQTCSLEIESYAYTEDDLMLYWKKGNDSLKTDERISLSQFLIQEFHTTTKLAFYSSTGWYNRLYINFTLRRHIFFFLLQTYFPATLMVMLSWVSFWIDRRAVPARVPLGITTVLTMSTIITGVNASMPRVSYIKAVDIYLWVSFVFVFLSVLEYAAVNYLTTVQERKERKLREKISCTCGVPQPRAVMLDSSYSDGEVNDLGGYMPENGEKPDRMMVQLTLASERGSPQRKSQRGSYVSMRINTHAIDKYSRIIFPAAYILFNLIYWSIFS from the exons ATGAGGCCTGGCTTTGGAG GCCCGGCCATCCCTGTGGGTGTGGATGTGCAGGTGGAGAGCCTGGACAGTATCTCCGAGGTCGACATG gacttCACCATGACCCTGTATCTGAGGCATTACTGGAAGGATGAGAGGCTGTCTTTTCCCAGTACCAACAACCTCAGCATGACGTTTGACGGCCGACTTGTAAAGAAGATATGGGTCCCCGACATGTTCTTTGTGCACTCCAAACGCTCCTTCATCCACGATACCACCACAGACAACGTCATGCTTCGGGTACAGCCAGATGGGAAAGTGCTGTACAGCCTCAG AGTTACAGTGACAGCGATGTGCAACATGGACTTCAGCAGGTTTCCCCTGGACACACAGACCTGCTCCCTGGAAATTGAAAGCT atgccTACACAGAAGATGACCTCATGCTGTACTGGAAAAAAGGCAATGACTCCTTAAAGACAGATGAGAGGATCTCCCTCTCTCAGTTCCTCATTCAAGAATTCCACACCACCACAAAACTAGCCTTCTACAGCAGTACAG GCTGGTACAACCGTCTGTACATCAACTTCACTCTGCGTCGTCacatcttcttctttttgctcCAAACCTACTTCCCTGCCACCCTCATGGTCATGCTGTCCTGGGTGTCCTTCTGGATCGACCGCAGAGCTGTGCCTGCCAGAGTCCCCTTAG GCATTACCACGGTGTTGACCATGTCTACCATCATCACGGGCGTGAACGCCTCCATGCCCCGAGTGTCCTACATCAAAGCCGTGGACATCTACCTCTGGGTCAGCTTTGTGTTCGTGTTCCTGTCCGTGCTGGAGTACGCAGCCGTCAACTACCTGACCACAGTGCAGGAGAGGAAGGAACGGAAGCTTCGGGAGAAG ATCTCCTGCACCTGTGGGGTGCCCCAGCCTCGAGCAGTGATGCTGGACAGCAGCTACAGTGACGGAGAGGTGAACGACCTGGGCGGCTACATGCCTGAGAACGGAGAGAAACCCGACCGGATGATGGTGCAGCTGACCCTGGCCTCCGAGAGGGGCTCTccgcagaggaagagccagagagGCAGCTATGTGAGCATGAGGATCAACACCCATGCCATTGATAAATATTCTAGGATCATTTTCCCAGCTGCTTACATTTTATTCAATCTGATATACTGGTCAATTTTCTCTTAG
- the LOC143438447 gene encoding gamma-aminobutyric acid receptor subunit rho-1 isoform X2: MLAVQNMKFGIFLLWWGWVLAAESTVHWPGREVHEPSRKGRPQRQRRGAHDDAHKQGSPILKRSSDITKSPLTKSEQLLRIDDHDFSMRPGFGGPAIPVGVDVQVESLDSISEVDMDFTMTLYLRHYWKDERLSFPSTNNLSMTFDGRLVKKIWVPDMFFVHSKRSFIHDTTTDNVMLRVQPDGKVLYSLRVTVTAMCNMDFSRFPLDTQTCSLEIESYAYTEDDLMLYWKKGNDSLKTDERISLSQFLIQEFHTTTKLAFYSSTGWYNRLYINFTLRRHIFFFLLQTYFPATLMVMLSWVSFWIDRRAVPARVPLGITTVLTMSTIITGVNASMPRVSYIKAVDIYLWVSFVFVFLSVLEYAAVNYLTTVQERKERKLREKISCTCGVPQPRAVMLDSSYSDGEVNDLGGYMPENGEKPDRMMVQLTLASERGSPQRKSQRGSYVSMRINTHAIDKYSRIIFPAAYILFNLIYWSIFS, encoded by the exons ATGTTGGCTGTCCAGAATATGAAATTTGGCATATTCCTTTTGTGGTGGGGATGGGTTCTGGCTGCTGAGAGCACAGTGCACTGGCCAGGAAGAGAAGTTCatgagccatctaggaaaggcag ACCTCAGAGACAGAGACGAGGAGCACACGACGATGCCCACAAGCAAGGCAG CCCAATTCTGAAACGAAGCTCCGACATAACCAAGTCACCCCTCACCAAGTCGGAACAGCTGCTGAGGATAGATGACCATGATTTCAGCATGAGGCCTGGCTTTGGAG GCCCGGCCATCCCTGTGGGTGTGGATGTGCAGGTGGAGAGCCTGGACAGTATCTCCGAGGTCGACATG gacttCACCATGACCCTGTATCTGAGGCATTACTGGAAGGATGAGAGGCTGTCTTTTCCCAGTACCAACAACCTCAGCATGACGTTTGACGGCCGACTTGTAAAGAAGATATGGGTCCCCGACATGTTCTTTGTGCACTCCAAACGCTCCTTCATCCACGATACCACCACAGACAACGTCATGCTTCGGGTACAGCCAGATGGGAAAGTGCTGTACAGCCTCAG AGTTACAGTGACAGCGATGTGCAACATGGACTTCAGCAGGTTTCCCCTGGACACACAGACCTGCTCCCTGGAAATTGAAAGCT atgccTACACAGAAGATGACCTCATGCTGTACTGGAAAAAAGGCAATGACTCCTTAAAGACAGATGAGAGGATCTCCCTCTCTCAGTTCCTCATTCAAGAATTCCACACCACCACAAAACTAGCCTTCTACAGCAGTACAG GCTGGTACAACCGTCTGTACATCAACTTCACTCTGCGTCGTCacatcttcttctttttgctcCAAACCTACTTCCCTGCCACCCTCATGGTCATGCTGTCCTGGGTGTCCTTCTGGATCGACCGCAGAGCTGTGCCTGCCAGAGTCCCCTTAG GCATTACCACGGTGTTGACCATGTCTACCATCATCACGGGCGTGAACGCCTCCATGCCCCGAGTGTCCTACATCAAAGCCGTGGACATCTACCTCTGGGTCAGCTTTGTGTTCGTGTTCCTGTCCGTGCTGGAGTACGCAGCCGTCAACTACCTGACCACAGTGCAGGAGAGGAAGGAACGGAAGCTTCGGGAGAAG ATCTCCTGCACCTGTGGGGTGCCCCAGCCTCGAGCAGTGATGCTGGACAGCAGCTACAGTGACGGAGAGGTGAACGACCTGGGCGGCTACATGCCTGAGAACGGAGAGAAACCCGACCGGATGATGGTGCAGCTGACCCTGGCCTCCGAGAGGGGCTCTccgcagaggaagagccagagagGCAGCTATGTGAGCATGAGGATCAACACCCATGCCATTGATAAATATTCTAGGATCATTTTCCCAGCTGCTTACATTTTATTCAATCTGATATACTGGTCAATTTTCTCTTAG
- the LOC143438447 gene encoding gamma-aminobutyric acid receptor subunit rho-1 isoform X1, translating to MLAVQNMKFGIFLLWWGWVLAAESTVHWPGREVHEPSRKGSRPQRQRRGAHDDAHKQGSPILKRSSDITKSPLTKSEQLLRIDDHDFSMRPGFGGPAIPVGVDVQVESLDSISEVDMDFTMTLYLRHYWKDERLSFPSTNNLSMTFDGRLVKKIWVPDMFFVHSKRSFIHDTTTDNVMLRVQPDGKVLYSLRVTVTAMCNMDFSRFPLDTQTCSLEIESYAYTEDDLMLYWKKGNDSLKTDERISLSQFLIQEFHTTTKLAFYSSTGWYNRLYINFTLRRHIFFFLLQTYFPATLMVMLSWVSFWIDRRAVPARVPLGITTVLTMSTIITGVNASMPRVSYIKAVDIYLWVSFVFVFLSVLEYAAVNYLTTVQERKERKLREKISCTCGVPQPRAVMLDSSYSDGEVNDLGGYMPENGEKPDRMMVQLTLASERGSPQRKSQRGSYVSMRINTHAIDKYSRIIFPAAYILFNLIYWSIFS from the exons ATGTTGGCTGTCCAGAATATGAAATTTGGCATATTCCTTTTGTGGTGGGGATGGGTTCTGGCTGCTGAGAGCACAGTGCACTGGCCAGGAAGAGAAGTTCatgagccatctaggaaaggcag CAGACCTCAGAGACAGAGACGAGGAGCACACGACGATGCCCACAAGCAAGGCAG CCCAATTCTGAAACGAAGCTCCGACATAACCAAGTCACCCCTCACCAAGTCGGAACAGCTGCTGAGGATAGATGACCATGATTTCAGCATGAGGCCTGGCTTTGGAG GCCCGGCCATCCCTGTGGGTGTGGATGTGCAGGTGGAGAGCCTGGACAGTATCTCCGAGGTCGACATG gacttCACCATGACCCTGTATCTGAGGCATTACTGGAAGGATGAGAGGCTGTCTTTTCCCAGTACCAACAACCTCAGCATGACGTTTGACGGCCGACTTGTAAAGAAGATATGGGTCCCCGACATGTTCTTTGTGCACTCCAAACGCTCCTTCATCCACGATACCACCACAGACAACGTCATGCTTCGGGTACAGCCAGATGGGAAAGTGCTGTACAGCCTCAG AGTTACAGTGACAGCGATGTGCAACATGGACTTCAGCAGGTTTCCCCTGGACACACAGACCTGCTCCCTGGAAATTGAAAGCT atgccTACACAGAAGATGACCTCATGCTGTACTGGAAAAAAGGCAATGACTCCTTAAAGACAGATGAGAGGATCTCCCTCTCTCAGTTCCTCATTCAAGAATTCCACACCACCACAAAACTAGCCTTCTACAGCAGTACAG GCTGGTACAACCGTCTGTACATCAACTTCACTCTGCGTCGTCacatcttcttctttttgctcCAAACCTACTTCCCTGCCACCCTCATGGTCATGCTGTCCTGGGTGTCCTTCTGGATCGACCGCAGAGCTGTGCCTGCCAGAGTCCCCTTAG GCATTACCACGGTGTTGACCATGTCTACCATCATCACGGGCGTGAACGCCTCCATGCCCCGAGTGTCCTACATCAAAGCCGTGGACATCTACCTCTGGGTCAGCTTTGTGTTCGTGTTCCTGTCCGTGCTGGAGTACGCAGCCGTCAACTACCTGACCACAGTGCAGGAGAGGAAGGAACGGAAGCTTCGGGAGAAG ATCTCCTGCACCTGTGGGGTGCCCCAGCCTCGAGCAGTGATGCTGGACAGCAGCTACAGTGACGGAGAGGTGAACGACCTGGGCGGCTACATGCCTGAGAACGGAGAGAAACCCGACCGGATGATGGTGCAGCTGACCCTGGCCTCCGAGAGGGGCTCTccgcagaggaagagccagagagGCAGCTATGTGAGCATGAGGATCAACACCCATGCCATTGATAAATATTCTAGGATCATTTTCCCAGCTGCTTACATTTTATTCAATCTGATATACTGGTCAATTTTCTCTTAG